The genomic stretch GGCTGCCCAGAAGCTCGAGGATCTCGGCCTGCTCATCCGGGTGGAGGAATACGACAACAACGTCGGCTTCTCCGAGCGCGCGCACGTGCCGATTGAGCCGCGCATTTCCATGCAATGGTTCCTGAAATACCCCTGCGTCAAGGAATCAGCCGATGCCGTCGCCGATGGGAAAATCACCTACCGCCCCGCTCGCTGGGCCAAGACACACGCCAACTGGATGGAAAACATCCAGGACTGGTGTATCAGCCGACAACTCTGGTGGGGGCACCAGATCCCCGTCTGGTACCGCAAGGAAAAAGTCGAAACCCTGCAAGGCGCCGAGTCACTCGACTCCAGCGACCTCGAGGCCGGCGACATCTACGTCGGTGTCGACGCCCCGGACGATAGCGAAAACTGGGTGCGCGACGGCGATGTGATGGACACCTGGTTCAGCTCGTGGCTGTGGCCGTTTGCCACCATGGATGACCGCACACGCGCCAAGTTCTACCCGACCACTGACCTGGTAACAGGCCCTGACATCATCTTTTTCTGGGTCGCCCGCATGATCATGGCCGGCTACCGGTTTGAAAACGAACTGCCCTTTAAAAACGTCTTCTTCACCTCCATCATCCGCGATATCCAGGGACGGAAAATGAGCAAGTCGCTCGGCAATTCACCTGATCCCATCGACCTGATGGATCAATACGGCGCCGATGCCCTCCGCTTTGGCCTGATGCGCACGGCTCCCATCGGTTCTGATGTTCGCTTTGACGAGCAGTTGGTTGCCGAAGGTCGTAATTTTGCCAACAAACTTTACAACGCTTGCAGGTTCCGTCAGATGAGCGGCGAAGCCGCAGTTACCAGTTGTCAGTTGTCAGTTGTCAGTGGGCTTCGCCCGTATCACATCGACATCGCTAACAGGGTTGACACCCTCGCGGCCAGCCTTGAAAAAGCCTACGCCGACTACCGCTTCAACGAAGTCGGCCAGCAACTCTACGATTTCCTCTGGAGTGAGTTCTGCGATAAATTCCTCGAAGCGGTCAAGGGGGATCTGCGCGACTCGGCCACCCCCGAGGCGCGCGCAACCACCCTCGCTGTTTTCGACGCTGTGATGAGCCGTTACCTCCAGCTGCTTCACCCCTACATGCCGCACATCACTGAAGAGCTTTCTGCCCGTATGGGTTACCTGGAAAAAGGGGAGTTCCTGATGGAGAAAACCTACCCGGCCACCCCACTGGCAGCAGGCGACCCGTCGGCCGGCTCCCAGGCGGATGCCATTTACACCACCGCCGGCAGAATGCGTAACCTCAAGGCCGAATACAACGTCGCCGCACGCAAGGATGTGAAATTCATCATCATCAAAGCCGTGCCGTGGCTGGTCAATGAGGTGGATGTTCTCGGGCTGCTCGTCGGTGGCGATATCGAAATCCTCGACGCTTACGACGCGCCCAAAGGCACCCCCGCCGCCGTCACGGACGTGGGTGAGGTTTACCTGCCCCTCGAAGGCCTCATCGATGTTGATGCGGAAAAAAGCCGACTCGACAAGGAAATCGCCAAGGTCGAATCCGAGGTGAAAAAGTGTGAGGCCAAGCTCGGCAATGCGGCCTTTGTCGACAAGGCGCC from Akkermansiaceae bacterium encodes the following:
- a CDS encoding valine--tRNA ligase — its product is MSELPKAYEPQAVEKQWYSAWLENGCFHADETSEKEAYSIVIPPPNVTGILHLGHVLNNTIQDILCRRARQQGKEVLWLPGTDHAGIATQAKVERELRENEGVTRRDLGREAFLERVWQWKEKHGGIIIQQLKRLGCSCDWDRERFTMDDDYSAAVAQTFTDLFNQGLIYRGKRMVNWCPVSLTALSDEEVIMQPQKSKLYYMKYELVDSPGEFLEISTTRPETLMGDTAVAVNPKDERFTKYIGKKVRRPFPEAEIEVIADDHVDVEFGTGALKITPAHDKADFEIGQRHNLEIIDVFHPDGTVNCPDCPDLDGLDRFQARKVAAQKLEDLGLLIRVEEYDNNVGFSERAHVPIEPRISMQWFLKYPCVKESADAVADGKITYRPARWAKTHANWMENIQDWCISRQLWWGHQIPVWYRKEKVETLQGAESLDSSDLEAGDIYVGVDAPDDSENWVRDGDVMDTWFSSWLWPFATMDDRTRAKFYPTTDLVTGPDIIFFWVARMIMAGYRFENELPFKNVFFTSIIRDIQGRKMSKSLGNSPDPIDLMDQYGADALRFGLMRTAPIGSDVRFDEQLVAEGRNFANKLYNACRFRQMSGEAAVTSCQLSVVSGLRPYHIDIANRVDTLAASLEKAYADYRFNEVGQQLYDFLWSEFCDKFLEAVKGDLRDSATPEARATTLAVFDAVMSRYLQLLHPYMPHITEELSARMGYLEKGEFLMEKTYPATPLAAGDPSAGSQADAIYTTAGRMRNLKAEYNVAARKDVKFIIIKAVPWLVNEVDVLGLLVGGDIEILDAYDAPKGTPAAVTDVGEVYLPLEGLIDVDAEKSRLDKEIAKVESEVKKCEAKLGNAAFVDKAPAELVDREKARKDEWAQKLGQLQEMRAALG